One window of Quercus robur chromosome 5, dhQueRobu3.1, whole genome shotgun sequence genomic DNA carries:
- the LOC126725069 gene encoding uncharacterized protein LOC126725069, whose protein sequence is MTKAPKNATYTSLHIQKEILYVISTKVKKAIREEIGDAKFCILVDEARDESMKEQIAVVLRYIDTNGFVRERFFGIVHVVDTAAVTLKKEIYYLFSNYCLDIQNIRGQGYDGASNMQGASKAVVPLNRFFTKLILVINNIRASCKRIEQLKIARASDIAYLIDIEELEIEKGLNQMVTLQQLGDIRWGSHYKSVSNLIKLFSPTCEVLLKIMDEGNSSQKAEAEFAYEERGLDVPDMNARYVARFDSFYPIDFTDDEKNYLKKELDLYKYDVVQHSGFKNLKNISELCQWMVRTRKSEYYLLIYRVVKLVLTLSVSTVTTERAFSTMNVIKTDLCNKMEDEFLLDAMMLFIERDIAAIISTDSIIDDFKDLKRRRVPFS, encoded by the exons ATGACAAAAGCTCCAAAAAATGCCACCTACACATCACTTcatattcaaaaagaaattctaTATGTTATTTCAACCAAAGTGAAGAAGGCAATTAGGGAAGAAATTGGTGATGCAAAGTTTTGCATATTGGTTGATGAAGCTCGTGATGAGTCCATGAAAGAGCAAATAGCTGTGGTTTTAAGATATATTgatacaaatggctttgtgcgaGAACGATTTTTTGGGATTGTTCATGTTGTTGACACTGCAGCAGTAACCCTTAAAAAGGAGATATATTATTTGTTCTCTAATTATTGCTTAGATATCCAAAACATTCGGGGGCAAGGATATGATGGTGCAAGCAACATGCAGG GAGCATCAAAAGCAGTTGTCCCTCTAAATAGATTTTTCACTAAATTGATTTTGGTTATCAATAATATTCGTGCTTCATGCAAACGTATTGAGCAATTAAAAATTGCTAGAGCTTCTGACATTgcatatttgattgatattgaAGAGCTTGAGATTGAGAAAGGGCTTAATCAAATGGTCACTTTACAGCAACTTGGAGATATTCGTTGGGGTTCGCATTATAAATCAGTTTCTAACTTGATAAAGTTGTTTAGTCCAACATGTGAAGTTTTACTGAAAATTATGGATGAAGGAAATTCTTCACAAAAAGCAGAAGCAGAGTTCGCTTATGAG GAACGTGGTTTAGATGTCCCTGATATGAATGCTCGTTATGTTGCAAGATTTG ATAGTTTTTATCCAATAGACTTCACAGATGATGAAAAGAATTATTTGAAAAAGGAACTTGATCTTTATAAGTATGATGTAGTTCAGCATTCAGGGttcaagaatttgaaaaatatttctgAATTGTGCCAATGGATGGTGAGAACTAGAAAATCAGAATACTATCTGCTTATTTATAGGGTGGTCAAGCTTGTACTTACTCTTTCCGTTTCTACTGTAACTACAGAGCGAGCATTTTCAACTATGAATGTCATCAAAACTGACCTTTGCAACAAAATGGAAGATGAGTTTTTGTTAGACGCTATGATGTTATTCATTGAAAGGGACATTGCTGCGATAATTAGTACGGATTCAATCATAGATGATTTCAAAGATTTAAAAAGACGGCGAGTTCCATTTTCATAA